In one window of Spartinivicinus marinus DNA:
- a CDS encoding substrate-binding periplasmic protein yields MFRLILLWLVMVGTAGFLQQASAQQEFLIVGEEWPPFEFKDGDKVVGIDVDIATHIFKEMNIPVVFKMLPWKRAWSMVEEGKADAVFSTSFKEKRVPYLIYPKEHMWMSEFVFFNNAANQLDQFEGYKTVVEKDLKVGIINGNSYHPSFWKAFPYQDGSTEYDGAKLSQLNKQLKGAVDIKVNFKKLASNRVDVFAADKVIGQFTAKLLGLNKDIGFYDVALYSKPYPMPFVKKSKYPDIEKVAMEFEKRLKALKASGQYQAIMDKWLK; encoded by the coding sequence ATGTTTAGGTTAATCTTATTATGGCTTGTAATGGTGGGTACAGCAGGTTTTTTGCAACAGGCAAGTGCTCAACAGGAATTCTTGATTGTCGGTGAGGAGTGGCCGCCATTTGAGTTCAAAGATGGTGATAAGGTGGTAGGTATTGATGTGGATATTGCCACTCATATTTTTAAGGAGATGAATATCCCCGTTGTTTTTAAAATGCTGCCATGGAAGCGTGCTTGGAGTATGGTTGAAGAGGGAAAAGCAGATGCTGTTTTCTCGACCAGCTTTAAGGAAAAAAGAGTACCATACCTAATTTACCCTAAAGAACATATGTGGATGAGTGAGTTTGTATTTTTCAATAATGCTGCCAATCAACTTGATCAATTTGAAGGCTATAAAACAGTGGTGGAAAAGGATCTGAAAGTAGGGATTATTAATGGTAACTCTTATCATCCCAGTTTTTGGAAAGCTTTTCCCTACCAAGATGGCTCAACAGAATATGATGGAGCAAAGCTATCGCAATTAAATAAGCAATTAAAAGGAGCGGTTGATATAAAAGTCAATTTTAAAAAGCTTGCCTCTAACCGAGTCGATGTATTTGCTGCAGACAAGGTGATTGGGCAATTTACAGCAAAATTACTAGGGCTTAATAAGGATATTGGTTTTTATGATGTAGCTTTGTACTCAAAGCCTTACCCTATGCCATTTGTCAAAAAATCCAAGTACCCTGATATAGAAAAAGTGGCAATGGAATTTGAAAAGCGATTAAAAGCTTTAAAAGCCAGCGGCCAATATCAGGCAATCATGGATAAGTGGCTTAAGTAA